A genomic window from Pseudocitrobacter corydidari includes:
- the uca gene encoding urea carboxylase: protein MFTSLLIANRGAIACRILRTLRAMHIKGVAVYSEADLSSLHIREADEAISLGEGPAAQTYLVIDNIIAAAKSSGASAIHPGYGFLSENAAFAEACEAAGLAFVGPTPEQLRTFGLKHTARALAKAQGVPMLEGTELLADAQEACQQAALIGYPVMLKSTAGGGGIGMRVCRDARELSESFDAVVRLGQNNFSDAGVFLEKYIERARHLEVQIFGDGKGEVIALGVRDCSVQRRNQKVIEETPAPNLPDGMSEALCEAAIALGKAVNYRSAGTVEFVYDSVAAQFYFLEVNTRLQVEHGVTEQVWGVDLVRWMIELAAGELPPLSTLYAGLTPRGHAIQARIYAEDPGRQFQPSPGLLTEVVFPSADGATLRIDRWIEAGCEVPPFFDPMLAKMISWRDNRAEAITALSNALAETRLYGVETNRLYLQQILTFESFSQGEPWTRCLDALHYQANTVEVVSAGTQTSVQDYPGRLGYWAVGVPPSGPMDNRAQRLGNRLLGNPQGEAALEITLSGPTLRFNTAAVAVVCGASIPVTLDGIAQEMDQTFTIPAGSTLKIGEITGAGVRSYLCLRGGIQVPMYLDSKSTFTLGQFGGHAGRALRAGDVLHLGECHDAQQATLPTSLQMHLPDVRTLRVIYGPHGAPEFFAESYIDTFFTTDWEVHFNSSRTGVRLIGPKPLWARESGGEAGLHPSNIHDNPYAVGAVDFTGDMPVILGPDGPSLGGFVCPVTVIEADLWQLGQLKAGDKIRFVPVSLATARQLAQSQKGEIETLQAITNEWQPAALNSPIVMNCGEGDKRLIARVSGDTHLLLEAGEPELDLVLRFRIHALMQTLERASRPGVVDLTPGIRSLQVHFEPETLALDALLAWVRDEWHSVCESDDLQVPTRVVHLPLSWDDPACRKAIDKYMTTVRPDAPWCPSNLEFIRRINDLPDEQAVWNTVFDASYLVMGLGDVYLGAPVATPLDPRHRLVTTKYNPARTWTAENSVGIGGAYLCVYGMEGPGGYQFVGRTLQMWNRYHHVADFDGKPWLLRFFDQIRFYPVSGEELLQIRRDFPLGRYPLRIEHSTLRLAEYQQFLEREAQEIGAFREHQQRAFNEERDRWIASGQAHFDSQESVAQEDTDAPLMMGEQGVESPISGNLWQVQAAAGSRVRAGDVLVVLESMKMEIPLLAPCDGVIQHLSVQPGSPVRAGQRVAVILEDVA from the coding sequence ATGTTTACATCACTCCTCATTGCCAATCGCGGCGCTATCGCCTGTCGAATTTTACGTACGCTGCGCGCTATGCACATTAAGGGCGTGGCGGTCTATTCTGAGGCTGACCTCAGCAGCCTGCATATCCGTGAAGCCGATGAGGCGATAAGCCTTGGCGAAGGCCCGGCGGCACAAACCTATCTGGTTATCGACAACATTATCGCCGCCGCCAAAAGCAGCGGGGCCAGCGCGATTCATCCCGGTTATGGTTTTCTGTCGGAAAATGCGGCGTTTGCCGAAGCCTGTGAGGCCGCCGGGCTGGCATTCGTGGGCCCGACGCCTGAGCAACTGCGTACTTTTGGGCTGAAGCATACCGCCCGCGCGCTGGCGAAAGCACAGGGCGTGCCGATGCTTGAAGGAACGGAACTGCTGGCGGATGCGCAGGAAGCTTGCCAGCAGGCCGCATTGATAGGATATCCGGTGATGCTGAAAAGCACGGCGGGCGGCGGCGGAATCGGGATGCGTGTGTGCCGTGATGCGCGAGAACTTAGCGAGTCGTTCGACGCTGTCGTACGTCTGGGGCAGAACAATTTTAGTGATGCTGGCGTCTTTCTGGAGAAGTACATTGAACGCGCCCGCCATCTGGAAGTGCAGATTTTTGGCGACGGAAAGGGGGAGGTGATTGCACTCGGTGTGCGCGACTGTTCGGTTCAGCGGCGTAACCAGAAAGTGATTGAAGAGACGCCCGCGCCGAATCTGCCGGACGGGATGAGCGAAGCGTTGTGTGAGGCCGCCATTGCTCTTGGAAAAGCGGTGAACTACCGCAGTGCTGGCACGGTGGAGTTTGTTTATGACAGCGTGGCCGCGCAGTTCTATTTTCTCGAAGTGAATACCCGTTTGCAGGTGGAGCACGGCGTCACTGAACAAGTATGGGGCGTGGATCTGGTTCGCTGGATGATTGAACTGGCCGCCGGAGAACTTCCGCCATTATCGACGCTGTATGCCGGGTTAACGCCGCGCGGCCACGCCATTCAGGCGCGTATCTATGCTGAAGATCCGGGGCGTCAGTTTCAGCCATCGCCGGGTTTACTCACTGAGGTCGTCTTCCCGTCGGCAGATGGCGCGACGCTGCGTATTGACCGCTGGATTGAAGCCGGATGTGAAGTGCCACCGTTCTTCGACCCGATGCTGGCTAAAATGATTAGCTGGCGTGATAACCGGGCAGAGGCGATAACGGCCCTGAGCAACGCGCTTGCCGAAACGCGTTTATATGGGGTTGAAACCAATCGCCTTTATCTCCAGCAAATTCTGACGTTTGAATCGTTTAGCCAGGGCGAACCCTGGACCCGCTGCCTGGACGCGTTGCATTATCAGGCGAATACCGTTGAGGTGGTGAGCGCCGGAACGCAAACCAGCGTGCAGGATTATCCCGGTCGGCTGGGCTACTGGGCTGTCGGCGTACCGCCATCGGGCCCAATGGATAACCGGGCGCAGCGCCTGGGCAATCGCCTGCTCGGTAACCCGCAAGGGGAAGCCGCGCTGGAGATAACCCTCAGTGGCCCGACCCTGAGATTTAATACGGCGGCGGTGGCGGTTGTCTGCGGCGCATCAATACCCGTAACGCTTGATGGTATAGCGCAGGAGATGGACCAAACGTTCACCATCCCCGCCGGATCGACGCTGAAAATCGGCGAAATCACTGGCGCTGGCGTGCGAAGCTACTTATGTCTGCGCGGCGGCATCCAGGTTCCGATGTATCTTGACAGCAAAAGCACCTTTACCCTCGGCCAGTTCGGCGGGCATGCCGGACGCGCGTTGCGTGCGGGCGATGTGCTGCATCTGGGCGAATGCCATGACGCACAGCAGGCGACGTTACCCACATCGTTGCAAATGCATTTGCCGGATGTACGCACGCTGCGGGTGATCTACGGCCCGCACGGCGCGCCGGAATTCTTTGCCGAAAGCTACATTGACACTTTCTTCACCACCGACTGGGAAGTGCACTTCAACTCCAGCCGAACGGGTGTGCGCTTGATCGGCCCGAAACCCCTTTGGGCACGTGAGAGCGGCGGCGAAGCGGGGCTGCATCCGTCGAATATTCACGATAATCCGTATGCGGTTGGCGCGGTTGATTTTACCGGCGATATGCCCGTCATTCTTGGGCCAGATGGCCCGAGCCTGGGCGGGTTTGTTTGCCCGGTCACCGTTATCGAAGCCGATCTCTGGCAGCTAGGTCAGCTAAAGGCGGGAGACAAAATCCGTTTTGTCCCTGTAAGCCTTGCGACGGCGCGCCAGCTTGCGCAGTCGCAGAAGGGTGAGATAGAGACGCTGCAAGCCATCACAAACGAATGGCAGCCTGCCGCGTTAAACTCGCCGATCGTGATGAACTGCGGTGAGGGTGACAAGCGGTTGATCGCGCGGGTATCGGGCGACACGCATTTGCTGCTGGAAGCCGGGGAACCGGAGCTGGATCTGGTGCTGCGTTTTCGCATTCACGCCCTGATGCAGACGCTGGAGCGCGCATCGCGGCCTGGCGTTGTTGACCTGACGCCGGGCATTCGTTCTTTACAGGTGCATTTTGAGCCGGAAACGCTGGCGCTTGATGCATTGCTGGCGTGGGTGCGCGATGAATGGCATTCCGTTTGCGAAAGTGACGATCTACAGGTGCCCACGCGGGTGGTGCATCTCCCTCTTTCCTGGGATGACCCGGCCTGCCGTAAGGCGATTGATAAATACATGACCACCGTGCGCCCGGATGCGCCCTGGTGCCCGAGCAACCTCGAATTCATTCGTCGGATCAACGATCTGCCCGATGAACAGGCGGTCTGGAATACGGTGTTTGACGCCAGCTATCTGGTGATGGGGTTAGGCGATGTCTATCTGGGCGCGCCGGTGGCCACGCCGCTGGATCCTCGCCACCGTCTGGTGACCACCAAATACAACCCGGCGCGAACCTGGACTGCGGAAAACTCGGTGGGCATCGGCGGTGCTTACCTCTGCGTGTATGGCATGGAGGGGCCGGGCGGTTATCAGTTTGTCGGACGAACCCTGCAGATGTGGAATCGCTATCATCACGTCGCCGATTTCGACGGCAAGCCGTGGCTGCTGCGCTTTTTTGACCAGATTCGCTTTTATCCCGTTTCGGGGGAGGAATTACTGCAAATCCGTCGGGATTTCCCGCTCGGGCGCTATCCGTTACGCATTGAGCACAGCACGCTGCGGCTGGCGGAGTATCAGCAGTTTCTTGAACGGGAAGCGCAAGAGATCGGCGCGTTTCGAGAGCATCAGCAGAGGGCGTTTAACGAGGAGCGTGACCGCTGGATCGCCAGCGGACAGGCGCATTTCGACAGCCAGGAGAGCGTGGCCCAGGAAGATACAGATGCGCCACTCATGATGGGAGAGCAGGGGGTGGAGAGCCCCATCTCCGGGAATCTCTGGCAGGTTCAGGCCGCCGCAGGAAGCCGCGTTCGCGCCGGTGACGTGCTGGTGGTACTGGAATCGATGAAGATGGAGATCCCGCTGCTGGCGCCGTGTGATGGTGTGATCCAGCATCTGAGCGTGCAACCCGGCTCGCCAGTGCGCGCCGGGCAACGGGTGGCGGTGATTCTGGAGGACGTCGCTTAA
- a CDS encoding urea amidolyase associated protein UAAP2 has product MTTMTSPRHPQDAVFRHVIPAGEPYLFEVKKGQTLRLLDLEGNQAIDTLFYNADNPRERYDVQRTLRRQGNAYLTTGSVLYSNLGNPLLTIVADTCGRHDTLGGACAQESNTVRYSLDKRYMHSCRDNFLCACLHDGRLHKRDISANINFFMNVPVTPEGGLTFEDGISGAGKYVELVAECNAMVLISNCPQLNNPCNGWNPTPAEVLIWN; this is encoded by the coding sequence ATGACCACGATGACCAGCCCACGCCATCCGCAAGACGCAGTGTTCCGCCACGTGATCCCGGCGGGCGAGCCCTATTTGTTTGAAGTAAAAAAAGGGCAGACCTTACGTTTGCTCGATCTCGAAGGTAATCAGGCTATCGACACCCTGTTTTACAACGCCGATAACCCGCGTGAACGCTATGACGTGCAGCGGACGTTGCGCCGCCAGGGGAATGCCTATTTGACCACCGGCAGCGTGCTTTACTCCAACCTCGGCAACCCGCTGTTAACGATAGTGGCGGATACCTGCGGGCGTCACGACACCCTTGGCGGTGCCTGCGCGCAGGAGAGCAATACCGTGCGCTATTCGCTGGATAAACGCTATATGCACAGCTGTCGCGATAACTTTCTGTGCGCCTGCCTGCACGATGGTCGCCTGCATAAGCGCGATATCAGCGCCAACATCAACTTCTTTATGAACGTGCCGGTGACGCCAGAGGGAGGATTGACCTTCGAAGACGGTATCTCTGGGGCAGGGAAGTATGTGGAGCTGGTGGCTGAATGCAACGCAATGGTGCTTATCTCCAACTGCCCGCAGCTTAACAACCCGTGCAATGGCTGGAACCCAACGCCTGCCGAGGTACTGATATGGAACTGA
- a CDS encoding urea amidolyase associated protein UAAP1, translating into MKPLLHTTSSLREEQVPGGGQTSFILRRGQILRLTDLDGEANVSMMMLNPHEKSERLNLPDTLKGQHTARLTAGHCFYSDMGRVLAGIVADTCGWHDPFGGVLNAQETAEKYGTGRYQELRNAFYRNGVDNLLVELGKWDLGLEDLLMVVNFFSKVTVEENGDFRFVRGHSQAGNYVELFAPMDVLIVLTALPHPQNPATEYAPRPVQLSWYQACDEQAATAALFTRDENQRAFTNTQRFTC; encoded by the coding sequence ATGAAGCCATTACTTCACACCACATCGAGCCTGCGTGAAGAGCAGGTCCCAGGCGGCGGGCAGACGTCGTTTATTCTGCGGCGCGGGCAGATCCTGCGGCTGACCGATCTCGACGGTGAGGCCAATGTCAGCATGATGATGCTCAACCCGCACGAGAAAAGTGAACGGCTCAATCTGCCCGATACCCTGAAAGGGCAGCACACCGCGCGTCTCACCGCCGGGCACTGTTTCTATTCTGATATGGGGCGCGTGCTGGCAGGTATTGTTGCGGATACCTGCGGCTGGCATGACCCTTTTGGCGGCGTGTTAAATGCGCAGGAAACCGCGGAAAAATATGGCACAGGACGCTATCAGGAACTGCGCAACGCCTTTTATCGCAACGGCGTCGATAACCTGCTGGTGGAGCTGGGAAAATGGGATCTCGGCCTGGAGGATTTGCTGATGGTGGTGAATTTCTTCAGCAAAGTGACGGTGGAGGAAAATGGCGACTTCCGTTTTGTGCGCGGGCATTCGCAGGCGGGTAATTACGTCGAACTTTTCGCCCCGATGGATGTGCTGATCGTCCTGACGGCACTGCCGCATCCGCAAAACCCTGCCACCGAGTATGCCCCGCGCCCGGTTCAACTGAGCTGGTACCAGGCTTGCGATGAGCAGGCTGCAACAGCCGCGCTGTTCACGCGGGATGAAAACCAGCGCGCCTTTACGAATACGCAACGTTTCACCTGCTAA
- a CDS encoding ABC transporter ATP-binding protein, translated as MSFIAVNNIWQEYGDHVVLERINLTVKEGEFCSMVGASGCGKSTFLRLLLGQERPSRGEILLDGKPLPDEPGSSRGVVFQRYSVFPHLNVLDNVAVGLELPASPLLGRLFGARKRSAREQAAQMLEKVGLSHALDKYPAQLSGGMQQRLAIAQAFIMQPRVLLLDEPFGALDPGIRKDMHALLLALWRETGMTVFMVTHDLTEGFNLGTRLLVFDKVRIDPQAPNAYGARVTYDIPLNESRLSQRQATGADHNVFPLRRESDEAITSHHIEPA; from the coding sequence ATGAGTTTTATCGCGGTGAACAATATCTGGCAGGAATACGGCGACCACGTCGTGCTGGAGCGCATCAACCTGACGGTGAAAGAGGGCGAGTTTTGTTCGATGGTCGGCGCGTCCGGCTGCGGAAAATCGACTTTTTTACGCCTGCTGTTAGGCCAGGAGCGCCCCAGCCGTGGCGAGATTTTGCTCGATGGCAAACCGTTACCCGATGAACCCGGCAGCAGCCGGGGCGTGGTATTCCAGCGCTATTCCGTTTTCCCGCATCTTAATGTGCTGGATAACGTCGCCGTTGGGCTGGAACTCCCGGCGTCGCCGTTGCTGGGCCGACTGTTCGGCGCACGCAAACGATCAGCACGCGAACAGGCCGCACAGATGCTGGAAAAAGTCGGTTTAAGTCATGCGCTGGATAAATATCCGGCGCAGCTGTCGGGTGGGATGCAGCAGCGTCTTGCCATCGCCCAGGCGTTCATTATGCAGCCGCGCGTCCTGCTGCTGGATGAACCCTTCGGCGCGCTTGACCCCGGTATTCGCAAAGATATGCACGCGCTACTGCTGGCGCTATGGCGCGAAACGGGGATGACCGTGTTTATGGTGACCCATGACCTGACGGAAGGTTTCAACCTCGGCACCCGTTTACTGGTGTTTGACAAAGTGCGCATCGACCCGCAGGCCCCCAATGCCTACGGCGCGCGGGTAACCTACGACATTCCGCTCAATGAATCGCGGCTGTCGCAGCGTCAGGCGACCGGGGCCGACCACAATGTATTTCCCTTAAGGAGAGAATCTGATGAAGCCATTACTTCACACCACATCGAGCCTGCGTGA
- a CDS encoding ABC transporter permease has translation MRQINRHPQHGMRIMLMLLPFVLLIAAWFVGSTLRLEANPHDKLLPGLSQMLSAIDRMAFTPDRRSGEYLLWADTLISLTRLLLGLTIASLIGLSIGITAGVFPMYSAALSPLMTVLSMVPPLAILPILFIVFGLDELSKVMLIVIGITPMLARDLEQRAKEIPAELFIKAQTLGANSWTVVLRVVLPQLLSRLITSLRLMLGSAWLFLISAEAISATAGLGYRIFLVRRYMAMDVIIPYVIWITLLAWLMDLALRQLHKRCFPWAEGGRA, from the coding sequence ATGCGCCAGATTAACCGCCACCCCCAGCACGGTATGCGAATCATGTTAATGCTGCTGCCTTTCGTGCTGCTGATTGCCGCCTGGTTTGTCGGCTCGACCCTGCGACTGGAGGCCAACCCGCACGACAAACTGTTGCCGGGGCTGTCGCAGATGCTGTCGGCCATCGACCGGATGGCCTTCACGCCGGATCGTCGCAGCGGCGAATATTTGCTGTGGGCCGATACGCTCATCAGCCTGACGCGTTTGCTGCTTGGGCTGACGATTGCGTCGCTCATTGGGCTCAGTATCGGGATTACCGCGGGCGTTTTCCCGATGTACAGTGCGGCGCTGTCCCCGCTGATGACCGTGCTCTCTATGGTGCCGCCGCTGGCTATCCTGCCAATCCTGTTCATCGTATTTGGCCTGGATGAGCTTTCAAAAGTGATGCTTATCGTCATTGGCATCACGCCGATGCTGGCGCGCGACCTCGAACAACGGGCAAAAGAGATCCCAGCGGAGCTGTTCATCAAGGCGCAGACGCTCGGCGCCAATAGCTGGACGGTGGTGCTGCGGGTGGTTCTCCCGCAGCTGCTCTCCCGGTTAATCACCTCCCTGCGCTTAATGCTCGGCTCGGCATGGTTGTTTCTGATTTCAGCGGAAGCTATTTCCGCCACCGCCGGACTGGGCTATCGCATCTTCCTGGTTCGTCGCTACATGGCGATGGACGTCATTATTCCCTACGTCATCTGGATAACCCTGCTGGCGTGGCTAATGGACCTGGCATTACGCCAGTTGCACAAACGCTGCTTCCCATGGGCAGAAGGGGGCCGGGCATGA